In Bacillus sp. FJAT-45037, the following are encoded in one genomic region:
- a CDS encoding YvrJ family protein, producing the protein MTGIEIWLPILSEYGFPVMVTLYLLYRLERKLDLVIEAVGHLGNPKANHDLSFYQKKIH; encoded by the coding sequence ATGACTGGAATTGAGATTTGGCTACCGATTCTAAGTGAATATGGCTTTCCCGTGATGGTGACGTTGTACTTACTTTATCGTCTAGAACGTAAGCTCGACCTCGTCATAGAAGCTGTAGGGCATTTAGGAAATCCTAAAGCCAACCATGATCTGTCCTTTTATCAGAAAAAAATCCATTAA
- a CDS encoding Ger(x)C family spore germination protein, which produces MKVMISLLCILCLLTGCLQTSILDEIQLVHAVGYDYFDEERIEATVNVPVYNLGDIIESETISAVSKTSKDARLALNAQASKPLHSGKITTILFNEEVAQKTGLMSVLDTFSREPTIGMRNYIVITQGSSKELLNSTYPLEMEVATYLEKLIEQNIELQNMPSTNFHLFLKYFYEEGRDPFLPYIRQEKNHVKVDGVALFKEDRYVDRIDLTDTFIMKILLEPTSNGTYEVELGGQNEFAVLRNIHSKTKYKIEHGTNTPKIDVFVEFKGKINEYSGQIIDPPKLEEIKGTLTRQIQTDSDRLIKLFQERNIDPIGIGSRVRGKNYQFKLAEWEDYYPNAQINVEVKVEITETGVRQ; this is translated from the coding sequence ATGAAAGTCATGATTTCTTTACTATGTATCCTATGTCTGCTAACTGGCTGTTTACAAACATCTATCTTAGATGAAATTCAACTTGTTCATGCGGTTGGTTATGATTATTTTGATGAAGAGCGAATTGAGGCTACCGTGAATGTACCAGTCTATAATCTAGGGGATATAATCGAGAGTGAAACTATTTCAGCTGTTTCTAAAACAAGTAAAGATGCCAGACTTGCTTTAAATGCACAAGCCTCTAAACCTCTCCACAGTGGAAAGATTACAACGATTTTATTTAATGAAGAAGTTGCTCAAAAAACAGGCCTCATGTCCGTTCTCGATACGTTCTCGCGTGAACCGACGATCGGGATGAGGAATTATATCGTTATAACTCAAGGATCATCAAAAGAGTTGTTAAATTCGACCTATCCTCTCGAGATGGAGGTCGCAACGTATCTTGAAAAACTCATTGAACAAAACATAGAACTTCAAAACATGCCATCTACTAACTTCCATTTATTTTTGAAATATTTTTATGAAGAAGGACGTGACCCTTTCCTGCCCTATATTAGACAAGAGAAAAATCATGTTAAAGTGGATGGAGTTGCCTTATTTAAAGAGGATCGTTACGTCGATCGTATTGACCTAACGGATACGTTCATTATGAAAATTTTACTCGAACCCACATCAAATGGGACATATGAAGTTGAGCTCGGTGGCCAAAATGAATTTGCCGTGCTTCGAAACATTCACTCGAAAACTAAGTACAAGATTGAACATGGAACAAACACACCAAAGATTGATGTGTTTGTCGAATTCAAAGGGAAGATAAATGAATACTCTGGTCAAATTATTGACCCTCCAAAATTAGAAGAAATTAAGGGAACTTTAACCCGGCAAATTCAAACCGATTCAGATCGATTGATTAAATTATTTCAAGAAAGAAATATTGATCCTATTGGTATAGGTAGTCGTGTTCGAGGAAAAAATTATCAATTCAAGCTAGCGGAGTGGGAAGATTATTACCCGAATGCGCAGATTAATGTTGAAGTTAAGGTCGAAATAACCGAAACTGGCGTGCGTCAATAA
- a CDS encoding YncE family protein, which translates to MRFIQLIVTLIILSLLTACQTSSLLSIDETEPLIIVANSFNSSISFIHSETHDVLETWELESSVTGTLLLDPDHLLTYSSTHPTLSVYQLSTGDTVNTWTLTSGVDDAVLYKDLLIVTQRSSNQMIALTYSGELIWEMTVGDSPQHLYLHEDLLYVLNYEDTTISVIEPGNGSVVATLPSIDRASDFIIVDDQGWLGGHGRGRDILNDIHLIDLHEAKLIDQIFAPTMPIAFLQHKDSILVLSHGSNELRLIDSTTKEILQTTNTVANPFSMVATEHALFIAGYDSNSVEVLDIESLQSINTISVGEGPIHLTVREEIVQ; encoded by the coding sequence ATGAGATTCATTCAACTAATTGTTACTTTAATCATTTTAAGTCTATTAACTGCCTGCCAGACCTCTTCTCTCCTTAGTATAGATGAGACAGAGCCTTTGATCATCGTCGCTAATTCTTTTAATTCAAGCATTAGCTTTATTCATAGTGAAACACATGATGTACTTGAGACATGGGAGTTAGAATCTTCGGTAACAGGGACTTTGTTGCTTGATCCTGACCATTTGCTCACCTATAGCTCAACACATCCTACTTTATCGGTGTATCAATTATCAACTGGGGATACGGTAAATACATGGACATTGACTAGCGGAGTAGATGATGCTGTTTTGTATAAAGACCTGCTCATAGTGACACAACGTAGTTCTAATCAAATGATCGCTCTTACGTACTCAGGTGAGCTCATCTGGGAAATGACGGTAGGTGACTCGCCACAACATCTGTACCTCCATGAGGACTTGCTATATGTCTTAAACTACGAAGATACAACGATTTCTGTCATCGAACCTGGCAATGGGAGTGTGGTTGCGACGTTACCAAGTATTGATCGAGCTTCAGACTTTATCATTGTTGATGATCAAGGATGGCTTGGTGGACATGGGAGAGGCAGAGACATATTAAATGACATTCATCTTATTGATTTACATGAAGCGAAGCTGATCGACCAAATCTTTGCTCCAACTATGCCGATTGCCTTTTTGCAACATAAAGATTCGATCTTAGTTTTGAGTCATGGATCAAATGAATTAAGACTAATTGATTCCACTACAAAAGAGATTTTACAGACTACTAATACGGTCGCCAACCCTTTCAGTATGGTAGCGACAGAGCATGCGCTTTTTATCGCTGGATATGACAGTAACTCAGTCGAAGTACTAGATATCGAATCGTTACAATCAATAAACACCATTTCGGTCGGAGAAGGTCCCATTCATTTAACAGTTAGAGAGGAGATTGTTCAATAA
- a CDS encoding response regulator transcription factor — translation MTTTILVVEDEQTMQLLLSIHLTKENYQVLVANNGAEALSLLPQYQLDLAIVDVMMPVMDGFEFIDQLRKTSDLPVIFLTARSDEVDRIKGLKLGGDDYLIKPFSKGELLARIEAVLRRTKSTLSLSKKRFSHHGLVIDPQSRQAHLHQTPIHLTVKEFDLVLFLIEHRGQAFSREHLLTSIWGFDYDGTERTVDTHIKTIRMKLKPYDSLIQTVWGIGYKMVDET, via the coding sequence ATGACCACCACCATTCTCGTTGTTGAAGATGAACAAACGATGCAACTCCTGTTGAGCATCCATCTAACAAAAGAAAATTATCAAGTACTCGTCGCAAACAACGGGGCCGAAGCACTTTCCCTCCTACCTCAATATCAACTAGACCTCGCGATTGTGGATGTGATGATGCCCGTGATGGATGGCTTTGAATTTATAGATCAGTTACGAAAAACATCTGACTTACCTGTAATTTTCCTAACGGCCCGGTCCGATGAAGTTGATCGGATAAAGGGATTAAAGTTAGGTGGCGATGATTACTTAATAAAACCATTTAGTAAGGGTGAGCTTCTCGCCCGGATTGAAGCTGTTCTAAGACGAACAAAATCAACACTATCACTTAGTAAAAAGCGGTTCTCTCATCACGGTCTAGTCATTGATCCGCAATCAAGACAAGCTCACCTTCATCAAACTCCGATTCATTTAACGGTGAAAGAATTCGATCTCGTTCTCTTTTTAATCGAACATCGCGGGCAAGCGTTCTCTAGAGAACATTTGCTTACGTCGATTTGGGGATTTGATTACGACGGGACCGAACGAACAGTTGATACCCATATCAAAACCATCCGTATGAAATTAAAACCTTATGATTCACTAATCCAAACGGTATGGGGAATCGGTTATAAAATGGTGGACGAAACATGA
- a CDS encoding sensor histidine kinase, producing MNWRSWPFHKKVWAFLLAFTYGSILIAVLLFSYIYQEVYLSSEEERLLSFGNELALLHEPGPLTDVFVEKVEAHNDVSDTKIYAIENPRELSACLPFEIDYQSFISEAERRELLNGERLVKLGYEPRIDRNVLAVIVPLIEDRVLDGILYVYVPVSSIQEVFLPATPILVLLVLTLFVVLYLVGVKLTHYLTKPITGMQEATQKIAEGDLTTNVPIYSEDELGKLARSFNEMAQSLQLEEQKKQQFLSNVSHELRTPLSYLKGYSEVLMEDDELKEDQKEYVKIIHHESSRLGSLVAELLDLARLQEDTYPLSIQPTALAALIEETIASYRPEARKRNITLHVEKDDSVIAYLDSNRIQQVLHNLLQNSLRHCQEQDVISVTMKTTNQHEVQITISDSGSGMSKEALQQIGERFYRTDFARTRKDGGSGLGIAISKAIIHKHFGHMNYDSVLGNGTTVTLIIPIHHKK from the coding sequence ATGAATTGGCGATCATGGCCTTTTCATAAAAAAGTTTGGGCATTTTTACTAGCCTTTACCTATGGTTCGATTTTGATTGCTGTTTTATTATTCTCTTATATTTATCAAGAGGTCTATTTAAGTTCAGAGGAAGAACGCTTACTTTCATTCGGTAACGAACTCGCTCTCCTTCACGAACCAGGCCCGTTAACAGACGTTTTCGTTGAAAAGGTTGAAGCGCATAATGATGTTTCTGATACGAAAATATATGCTATCGAAAATCCGCGAGAATTAAGTGCTTGTCTACCTTTTGAGATCGATTACCAATCTTTTATTAGTGAGGCCGAACGAAGGGAATTATTAAATGGAGAACGATTAGTGAAGCTCGGTTATGAGCCTCGAATCGATCGTAATGTACTAGCTGTGATTGTTCCATTAATTGAAGATCGGGTTTTAGACGGTATATTGTACGTCTATGTTCCTGTTTCCTCTATCCAAGAGGTCTTTTTGCCAGCTACGCCCATTCTCGTTTTACTTGTTTTAACTCTTTTTGTCGTGTTGTATTTGGTCGGAGTTAAACTTACGCACTACTTAACAAAGCCAATTACTGGTATGCAGGAAGCCACACAAAAAATCGCTGAGGGGGATTTAACAACGAATGTCCCCATTTATTCCGAGGATGAATTAGGCAAGCTCGCACGGTCCTTTAATGAAATGGCACAGTCCTTACAACTAGAAGAACAGAAGAAACAACAATTTTTATCAAATGTCTCTCATGAACTGCGAACTCCTCTCAGTTATTTGAAAGGTTATAGTGAAGTATTGATGGAGGACGATGAATTAAAAGAAGATCAAAAAGAGTATGTCAAAATTATTCATCATGAATCTAGCCGCTTGGGTTCTCTAGTAGCCGAGTTATTAGACTTAGCTCGCTTACAAGAAGATACCTATCCCCTAAGCATACAACCTACAGCTCTTGCTGCTTTGATTGAAGAAACCATTGCTTCGTATCGACCAGAAGCAAGAAAAAGAAACATTACTCTTCACGTAGAAAAAGATGATTCCGTTATTGCTTACCTTGACTCCAATCGAATACAGCAAGTCCTGCATAACCTTTTGCAAAATAGTCTCCGTCATTGCCAAGAGCAAGACGTGATCTCGGTTACTATGAAGACAACGAATCAACACGAGGTGCAAATTACGATTTCTGATAGTGGAAGTGGCATGTCTAAAGAAGCTCTCCAACAGATCGGAGAACGCTTTTATCGGACTGATTTTGCCCGAACAAGAAAAGATGGTGGGAGTGGCCTTGGCATTGCGATTTCAAAAGCAATTATCCACAAACACTTCGGCCACATGAACTATGACAGCGTTTTAGGTAATGGAACAACCGTCACTTTAATCATACCGATTCACCATAAAAAATAG
- a CDS encoding FixH family protein, producing the protein MKKIVMTAFIAAFMLAACGGEDSDQAGMTDDLTPIEVELNVPTQAEAREDVLFESIVTQGDDLVEDAQEVVYEVWAEGQKESSEMIEATDQEENRYLLTHVFTEEGTYHVQTHVTARGLHRMPTSEIVIGSGEHAEDQADEEASEEKEEHAHDHSASHDHHHNHADVDVEADIKDDILSFTIMLQGEPLDNGRITIEMWQGEEKPHLWLDTSEVSNGVYELNEIDEYTGSYDAIVHIERDEDDLHEHFTVELEFK; encoded by the coding sequence ATGAAAAAAATAGTAATGACTGCATTTATAGCGGCATTCATGTTAGCTGCATGCGGAGGAGAAGACTCAGATCAAGCAGGAATGACCGATGATTTAACTCCAATCGAAGTTGAATTAAATGTGCCAACACAAGCAGAAGCCCGAGAAGACGTATTATTTGAAAGTATTGTCACTCAAGGTGATGACCTTGTCGAAGATGCACAAGAAGTCGTGTATGAAGTGTGGGCTGAAGGACAAAAAGAGTCAAGTGAAATGATTGAAGCAACGGATCAAGAAGAGAATCGATATTTATTAACACATGTGTTTACAGAAGAGGGAACGTACCATGTTCAGACACATGTGACAGCGAGAGGTCTTCACCGGATGCCTACGTCAGAGATTGTGATTGGTTCAGGTGAACATGCAGAAGATCAAGCAGACGAAGAAGCTAGTGAAGAAAAGGAAGAGCACGCACATGATCATAGTGCTTCGCACGATCATCATCATAATCATGCAGATGTCGATGTAGAAGCAGATATAAAGGATGATATTCTATCATTTACGATCATGCTTCAAGGAGAGCCTCTTGATAACGGTAGAATTACCATTGAAATGTGGCAAGGAGAAGAAAAGCCCCATCTCTGGCTGGATACATCTGAAGTAAGCAATGGAGTGTACGAGTTGAATGAGATTGATGAGTATACAGGTTCTTATGATGCGATCGTTCATATTGAACGTGATGAAGATGACCTACACGAGCATTTCACTGTAGAGCTTGAATTTAAATAA
- a CDS encoding spore germination protein, protein MSWFTTKKRLTISNQPEQTPQTIEQALENCMRSSDFEHVQVTTPYKNIWVSYFSTLIDKNRLHDDIIEKIQTHQFHSPEDLRTFIPLSSSKITTDASELANALMLGHVCVQLEESNVLCLLIDINKDDDRPITTPEVEFSVIGPKESFVEGIDTNINLIRKRIPIPELKIEEFRIGSLSRTRVCVLYIDSIANDENVNTMIERVSNIQFDQINDSSYINQMIEDKTYSPFPQFIDTERPDRVAALLAEGKVIVLADGSPQAFSGPTTLVEFFSAFEDYFLAWHIATAFRLIRLFAVWFSIFATPLYVAVLTYHAEIIPQALLATLIVSRSAIPFPPIIEAVFLELTIELLREAGARLPTKIGQTIGIVGGIVIGTAAVEAGLTSNVLLIIVALAALGSFTTPVYRMGNTIRLIRFPFMLTAQLLGLVGLAILFNFMLVHLLTITSLGRPYLAPLYPTRLADFKDAFFRLPISMQSKRPIHLQTKNDTRFSKRKAKEKKDIDEGI, encoded by the coding sequence ATGTCTTGGTTTACAACAAAAAAAAGATTGACCATCTCAAATCAACCAGAACAAACTCCTCAGACAATCGAACAAGCTCTTGAAAATTGCATGCGATCAAGTGATTTTGAACATGTACAAGTGACAACACCTTATAAGAATATTTGGGTCTCTTACTTCAGTACCCTTATCGATAAAAACAGATTGCATGATGACATCATTGAAAAAATCCAAACCCATCAGTTTCACAGTCCTGAAGACTTACGCACATTTATTCCCTTAAGTAGTTCAAAAATAACAACGGATGCGAGCGAATTGGCTAATGCACTAATGCTTGGACATGTGTGTGTTCAATTAGAAGAATCGAATGTCTTATGTCTTTTGATTGACATAAATAAGGATGACGATCGTCCAATCACGACTCCTGAAGTTGAGTTCAGTGTTATCGGACCAAAAGAATCCTTTGTAGAAGGCATCGATACAAACATAAATTTAATCCGCAAACGTATTCCAATACCCGAACTTAAGATAGAAGAATTTAGAATTGGTTCTCTTTCAAGGACAAGGGTTTGTGTTCTATATATTGATTCCATAGCCAATGATGAAAATGTCAACACAATGATTGAACGTGTTTCTAATATTCAATTTGATCAAATCAATGATAGTTCCTATATTAATCAAATGATTGAAGACAAGACCTATAGTCCTTTCCCTCAGTTCATTGACACGGAACGCCCTGACCGAGTCGCTGCTCTATTAGCAGAAGGAAAGGTGATTGTCCTAGCAGACGGCTCTCCACAAGCGTTTTCAGGACCAACAACCTTAGTTGAATTCTTCTCTGCTTTTGAGGATTATTTTTTAGCTTGGCATATCGCAACCGCTTTTCGCCTAATACGATTGTTTGCCGTGTGGTTTTCTATCTTTGCTACTCCTTTATATGTGGCGGTGCTAACTTATCATGCAGAAATCATTCCACAGGCTCTTCTAGCTACGTTAATCGTCTCAAGAAGTGCAATTCCGTTTCCTCCTATAATTGAAGCTGTATTTTTAGAGCTAACGATCGAATTATTACGTGAAGCTGGTGCTAGACTTCCTACAAAGATCGGCCAAACCATTGGTATCGTTGGCGGGATCGTGATCGGAACAGCGGCGGTAGAAGCGGGCTTAACAAGTAATGTCTTATTAATTATTGTGGCACTCGCAGCACTCGGATCGTTTACGACACCTGTCTATCGAATGGGTAATACGATTCGTTTAATCCGATTTCCTTTTATGCTTACCGCCCAATTATTGGGATTAGTTGGGCTCGCTATTTTATTTAACTTTATGCTTGTCCATCTCTTGACAATCACATCTCTTGGCCGACCTTATCTTGCCCCGTTGTATCCGACGAGGTTAGCTGATTTTAAAGATGCTTTTTTCAGACTTCCAATTAGTATGCAATCGAAACGTCCCATTCACCTCCAAACGAAAAATGATACAAGGTTTAGTAAACGAAAAGCCAAAGAGAAGAAGGACATCGACGAAGGAATCTAA
- a CDS encoding BCCT family transporter — MNEQMNQTNKPGSVLIISAVLVALFVLWGAISPSTLQSAADTGLGWMIENFGWFYMLSTAFFVVFVIAIAISPFGNMRLGKPDERPQYTWYSWIGMLFAAGIGVGFVFWGVAEPVLYYMDTPMGYTPETEAAAAAGLRYAVYHWALHPWAIFSVVGLTLAYVQFRKDRPALISSAFYPLLGDRVNGWAGRSIDILAVIATCTGVATTFGLSALQITGGLSYISAIPNNVWTQITIIAIVTVLFMFSAGKGVDKGIKKLSNINLAVAGLLLIFVIIVGPTLFILENFVTTLGGYITNVASMSLTMTPFSESTWLGTNTIFFWAWHIAWAPFMGLFIARISRGRTIREFMAGVLVVPSLLAVLWFTTFGGTALHLEIAGQAPIAELVMENVELALFATLGELPLSAITNILAVILILIFFITSADSASYVLGAMTSHGSLNPKLSVKLLWGFLIAGTASVLLISGDGGLGALQTASIIAALPFAIIMIVMIISVLAMLGKDYQIEHKKTRKKRVKELKEEFKEEFKEEIMEDVKGEVYDELREEVKVEVMEEMKEEMYEEIKEDLYEELDIEPDKKK, encoded by the coding sequence ATGAATGAGCAAATGAATCAAACGAATAAACCAGGGAGTGTTTTAATTATCTCTGCTGTGTTGGTTGCCCTCTTCGTACTATGGGGAGCGATTTCACCAAGTACTCTTCAGTCTGCCGCTGATACTGGACTTGGATGGATGATTGAAAACTTTGGTTGGTTTTATATGTTATCGACAGCATTTTTTGTGGTATTTGTTATCGCAATTGCAATCAGTCCATTTGGAAACATGCGACTAGGCAAACCTGATGAGAGACCGCAATACACTTGGTACTCTTGGATTGGAATGCTATTTGCTGCAGGAATTGGCGTAGGGTTTGTGTTTTGGGGTGTAGCTGAGCCTGTACTTTATTATATGGATACGCCAATGGGGTACACGCCTGAAACAGAAGCAGCGGCGGCTGCGGGATTACGTTATGCCGTTTATCATTGGGCCTTGCATCCGTGGGCAATTTTTTCGGTTGTTGGTCTAACGTTAGCGTATGTGCAATTTAGAAAAGATCGTCCAGCATTAATTAGTTCTGCATTTTATCCTCTATTAGGGGACCGGGTGAATGGTTGGGCTGGTCGTTCGATTGATATTTTAGCGGTTATTGCAACATGTACAGGGGTGGCCACTACATTTGGATTAAGTGCCTTGCAGATTACTGGGGGCTTATCTTATATAAGTGCGATTCCGAATAATGTCTGGACTCAAATTACCATCATCGCTATTGTCACTGTGCTATTTATGTTTTCAGCAGGGAAAGGCGTAGACAAAGGAATTAAGAAACTGAGTAATATTAACCTTGCTGTAGCAGGTCTTTTATTGATCTTTGTCATTATTGTCGGACCTACACTATTTATTTTAGAAAACTTCGTAACCACACTCGGTGGCTACATCACAAATGTCGCATCGATGAGTTTAACGATGACACCATTCTCTGAGAGTACGTGGCTAGGAACGAATACAATTTTCTTCTGGGCTTGGCATATTGCGTGGGCTCCGTTTATGGGATTATTTATTGCTAGAATTTCAAGAGGTCGTACGATTCGTGAGTTTATGGCAGGTGTTCTCGTCGTTCCGTCATTGCTTGCTGTCTTATGGTTTACCACATTTGGTGGTACAGCGTTACATCTTGAAATTGCAGGACAAGCTCCAATTGCTGAGCTTGTAATGGAAAATGTGGAACTGGCGTTATTTGCGACATTAGGGGAATTACCTCTAAGTGCCATCACGAACATTTTAGCTGTGATCTTAATTTTGATTTTCTTTATCACATCAGCAGACTCGGCTTCTTATGTGTTAGGTGCGATGACTTCACATGGTAGTTTAAATCCTAAGCTGTCGGTCAAATTATTATGGGGATTCCTCATTGCCGGAACAGCGAGTGTGCTATTAATTAGTGGGGACGGAGGACTAGGTGCTCTGCAAACCGCCTCAATTATTGCCGCCTTACCATTTGCTATTATTATGATTGTGATGATCATTTCGGTGCTTGCTATGCTCGGGAAGGATTATCAGATCGAACACAAGAAGACACGAAAAAAACGTGTCAAAGAGTTAAAAGAAGAATTCAAAGAAGAATTTAAAGAAGAGATAATGGAAGATGTTAAGGGAGAAGTGTATGACGAACTCCGAGAAGAAGTGAAAGTGGAAGTAATGGAAGAAATGAAAGAAGAAATGTACGAGGAGATCAAAGAAGATCTATACGAAGAACTCGATATTGAACCAGATAAGAAGAAGTAA
- a CDS encoding DUF1659 domain-containing protein — protein sequence MTQQSRLTMQFIVGLDMYGEEITRDKRFSNIKGSATDAALETVALTLTSLQKHNLLQVVRINNYTLI from the coding sequence ATGACACAACAATCAAGATTAACAATGCAATTCATTGTTGGGCTCGATATGTATGGAGAAGAAATCACTCGCGACAAACGCTTCTCTAACATCAAAGGTAGTGCAACAGACGCAGCATTAGAAACAGTGGCCCTCACACTAACTTCACTGCAAAAGCACAACTTACTTCAAGTCGTACGTATTAATAATTACACATTAATCTAA
- a CDS encoding DUF2922 domain-containing protein, with the protein MARVLELLFENEEGRQVSIPFEDPIEPVDPVKIQEAMNKIIEENVFTSSGGDYVSIRGARIVERTVETIELPTP; encoded by the coding sequence ATGGCAAGAGTATTAGAATTATTATTTGAAAATGAAGAAGGACGTCAAGTATCTATTCCCTTTGAGGATCCAATTGAGCCTGTCGATCCTGTTAAAATTCAAGAAGCGATGAACAAAATAATTGAAGAAAATGTTTTTACATCATCCGGTGGCGATTATGTTAGCATTCGGGGCGCACGAATCGTCGAAAGAACGGTTGAAACGATCGAACTTCCTACCCCTTAA
- a CDS encoding GerAB/ArcD/ProY family transporter has translation MTTNTVPKKPQAALMVPPFVVFYLVHSMQVGVGILGFTRYISEIAGYRAWMSVLLTGVLFHMVVWVIYQLLNDQEKDLISIHKRAFGKWIGGFLTFIFLIYVTLLAVTVLRTYIEIVQVWIFPDLQTWTISISIILIVYYALVHGFRVVAGVCFLGVVVPFFLFLTALAPLEFATPRNLLPLFDTSLKVQIEATKAMTLSFLGPELLLIYYPFIQEPRKSQKFAQFGILFTVFLYLFITIISFVFYSEKQLATTIWPTLSAWKVFELPFIERFEYLGIATWMFVILPNITLGLWAASRVLKRQMNITHKKSIPIICLIAFILSINFQTREHIDLLNTYVSKAGTYIVYFYLPILLLILTIIRRLKK, from the coding sequence ATGACCACTAATACTGTACCTAAGAAACCACAGGCAGCACTGATGGTCCCGCCCTTTGTTGTTTTCTATCTCGTCCATTCCATGCAGGTAGGCGTCGGCATTCTTGGCTTCACTCGTTATATCTCAGAGATTGCAGGTTATAGAGCTTGGATGTCTGTGCTATTAACAGGTGTCCTTTTTCACATGGTCGTTTGGGTGATCTATCAACTATTAAATGATCAAGAAAAAGACCTGATCTCCATTCATAAACGAGCATTCGGGAAATGGATCGGGGGATTTCTTACATTTATCTTTCTTATTTATGTTACGTTGTTGGCTGTTACCGTCTTACGCACTTACATTGAGATCGTCCAAGTTTGGATTTTTCCAGATTTACAAACATGGACGATATCGATTAGTATCATTCTTATTGTTTATTATGCTCTAGTACATGGATTTCGTGTTGTTGCCGGTGTTTGTTTTTTAGGAGTCGTTGTTCCTTTTTTTCTATTTCTTACAGCGTTAGCACCACTTGAATTTGCTACACCTAGAAATTTATTGCCGCTCTTTGATACATCATTAAAAGTTCAAATAGAAGCTACAAAGGCGATGACTCTCAGTTTCCTTGGCCCAGAACTTTTATTAATATATTATCCATTTATTCAGGAACCTCGTAAATCACAGAAATTTGCACAGTTCGGGATTCTATTTACTGTTTTTCTTTATTTATTTATTACGATCATTTCTTTTGTATTTTATAGCGAAAAGCAATTAGCTACAACCATTTGGCCAACATTAAGTGCGTGGAAAGTATTTGAGCTCCCCTTTATTGAGCGGTTTGAATATCTTGGAATTGCTACTTGGATGTTTGTCATCTTGCCTAATATCACATTAGGTCTTTGGGCAGCAAGCCGCGTGCTTAAGCGCCAAATGAATATAACCCATAAAAAAAGTATCCCAATCATCTGTCTGATAGCTTTTATCTTGAGTATAAATTTTCAAACACGAGAACATATTGATTTATTAAATACTTATGTTTCAAAAGCCGGGACTTATATTGTTTATTTTTACCTTCCGATACTCCTATTGATTTTAACTATTATTAGGAGGCTAAAAAAATGA